The Parashewanella spongiae genome has a window encoding:
- a CDS encoding transposase translates to MRHSFKKQRNEVYFERAYDELVSCVEMEKEGVIDLYYFDESGFSQKSNLPYGWSEKGVAIECTAYQNSKKLNVLGFLSRQGKVVYHEVECTVNTDIVIEAFEKLAKELSSNKKAIVYIDNAPTHTSEKFINHAWLWANGTNLRFS, encoded by the coding sequence ATGAGACATTCATTTAAAAAACAGCGAAATGAAGTCTATTTTGAAAGAGCCTACGATGAATTAGTGAGTTGTGTAGAAATGGAAAAGGAAGGGGTAATAGATCTTTATTATTTTGATGAATCTGGCTTTTCCCAGAAGTCGAACTTACCGTATGGTTGGAGTGAAAAAGGCGTTGCTATTGAATGCACTGCATATCAAAACAGCAAGAAACTAAACGTACTTGGCTTTTTGAGTAGGCAAGGTAAGGTTGTTTACCACGAAGTTGAGTGCACAGTGAATACAGACATCGTTATCGAAGCCTTTGAAAAGTTGGCAAAAGAGCTTTCAAGCAATAAGAAAGCCATTGTTTATATTGATAATGCTCCAACTCACACATCGGAAAAATTCATAAACCATGCTTGGTTATGGGCCAATGGCACTAACTTAAGATTTAGCTGA